The nucleotide window GTTGACCTTCATCGGCAAGTACATCGAGCGCATCGCCGACCATGCCACCAACGTGGCCGAGCTCGTGGTCTACATGGTCGAAGGCAAAATCATCCGCCACACAACGGATGCCGGTTGAGCGCACGCTTCCGTCGCTGCCGATGCGAAGCCGCGCCCCCAACACAGATCTCGCCGCCCGCGTCCCTGCTTCTTGTTTCTCTTCCCCTCTCCTCCAGGGAATCATTTTACGCACCTTTAACACGGCGCTCATTCATCCGTCACAGCACTACCGTACAAAGTCTCCAGCAAGATCAAGACCGTACCGCGTAGCGCGATTATCGAAACAGGCCTAAACCGATATGACTATCATCATTAACAAGGAGGACACATCGATGAAGAGCCGCCAGCCATTTTTCTGGATCGCCGTCTTTGCCGCCGCGCTCGCCATGGATTGTGGAGCCGGCCCAGCCGAAGCGGCCGAGTCGGCGAGCGATCCGTCCGGCTCATCACGGCCACTCCTTCCAGCCCAGAGCAACAGTCCCTCGTCGATGCTCATGACCCAGGCAGCCCCCGCCCCCCAATTACCTGCGACGCAAGTCACCGGGGCGCCCTATGAGATTCCCCGACAGATCGAACAACGGCTCGACATCATCGAAGAGTGGAAGGAAAAGGTCGAGAAGCTCCCGATCCTGACCGACAAAGTGAACTTCGGCTTGAACGCCCTGCAATGGCTCTACAGCCATCAGGATGCCCACCAGGCGGAGGGCAAGAGCCAAGACCAGTTCTCGATCCGACGGTCAGAGTTTCTCTTCTGGGGAAGAATCAACGAGTACCTTCCCCGTTGGCACGCCCTGTATGAGTTTCAAAGCACCGGCTTAACGAACAATACCCCGACGGGTAACAGCAGCACGGCAGCTGGCACTCCCACATCAGCCACCTTTTTCCGGGAGTCCTATATCGACTTCCGGCCGATTCCTTCTCTTGCGCCTAACCTGAACTTTTTCCGATTCGGTATCTTCCGTATGCCCTTCGGCATCTACACTGAGACATCGGGAGGTCTGCGGGACGTCATCAGCTCTCCCTACCTCACGACGGTCGGGAGCGGGGCGGCCAACAGCACGACCGGAAAAAATGGCGCCGCAGGGACAATTGAATTTATCCAGGAACGCGATTTCTTCCTCGACATGCGCGGACGGCTGTGGAACAAACTGGACTATGCGATCGGCGTGATGAATAACAATAACTTTCAGGCCAATTTTAACGGCCAAAACGGCGCCAATAGCCCCAAGGCGGTCTACTCGCGCACCAGACTGTTTTTGACCGACGTGTCGTTCGTCAGCTTTACGGTGATCGGGGGGGAAAGCAACAATGCAGGCACCTTCATCAACGGGCGCGGCAAAGGAGCCTTCGACCGATTCGGCGTGGACGCACGATACGTCTCCAAACTGATTCCGGGGCTCCATATTCAAGGCGAATACTGGATCGGCCATGACGGAGCCAACCAGACCTCGGTCGGCCTCCCGGCCCAGGGCGCCTGCCTGATCCAGACGCAATGCGGTGGGAACGGGGCCCCAGGTGTCCAGCGCCAGACCTGGTATGTCTATGGCAAATACCTCTTCACGCAAGGGCCCTTGGAGAACTGGGAGCCGATCATCTGGTATGAACAATTCAATCCGAACACCCACGCGGGATCAACCAACCTCAACGGCGGCGTCATGGCCGGTAACGACCTCTATACAAGAACGATCCTGGGGCTGAACTACTACTTCGAGAATCTGCCTCCCAAGATTCAAAGCAAGTTGATGTTCAACTATGAATTCCGGCACCATTCGGGCAATGGGTCCGGCCTTGTGGCCGACCCCACCAGAGGCGTCGGCGATCCTTTCGCCCAGAATGCGTTTTACGTGCAGTTTCAAATCCGGTACATGTAACACACAGCTTCTAGGCCACGACGCATACATAAAGGAGAGACGGTTATGAAACCCACAGGTATTGGCTCGGCACTTCTATTTTGTCTGACTCTTGGAGGCTGCACCACTCCCGCACTGTTTCCGGCAGACGTGATGGAGGACGTGGTCCCCACTTTTGATTTCAAAGCCTGGAGGCAGACATCCGGCAACCCCATGACGAGTGACCGAGGTGTCGATGCGAAGGGGCCGAAGGTGCAAGTGGGTGGGCGTATTGTCGCCTCCCAAGAAACTCCCAACGGCATTGTGATTGTTGGACAACAATTACCTATTGTACGCCATCCGGCTTACGGGCCAGCCGATACGGGTAAGCAGACCGGCGAATACGAGTTTGCCTTCCTCTTCAACGGCAAGCTTGACCAGCGGGCATTGATGACGGGCAATCGATTCATCATGGTCGGGAGAACGAAGGGCAAGCCGGAAACGGTGATGGTGGACGGGGCGCCGAAAAGCGAACCCTTTCTGATTGCTCAGTGCCTGCACGTGTGGAATACGGAAGGAAGGGAAATCGCGGACTTCATTTCTGGCGGTGTCGGGGGCGGCTTTACCGCACTGGAAGAAAACACCTATTGCGAGCCGAAGAAGTAACTGACAACGTGACACCCTGCCGCGAACCTTGTAGAATGTCTTTCTAGGGGGCCGCTCTCAGGGTGGCCCCCATCTCCATGCGAAAGAACTCTGTGACAAGGTTCTTCGGTCGGTGGATCGGCCTGGTCGCTTTCTGGGCCGGGCTGTCCGCTTGTATGCAAGAAGCCTCCTTCGTCCGTGAAACGCCTTCGGGAGGCGTCATCGGGTTCTCTTACACCAAAGAAATCGAAACGGTTTCCTCGCTCGGCCGTAACGAAGCCCTGACCTTGATGGATAGAAAATGCCCGACCGGATACCGCATCGTAAAGGAGGGAGTGCTCCCGAGGGTCAATGAGAAGGTGGACCAGAAATGGCGGGGAACGGTGAATACCGTGTACGATGGCGGCGTCGAAGAGCGGCTCTGGGGCATCCAATTCTCGTGCAAGTAATCCCGGACTCCGCCCCACAGTCATTCACCTACGTCGCGGCGCAGCCCAGGCGCAACAGGGTCGCGAACGACATACCAGACCATGCGTCAACACTTAACACACCCGTGAAGGATCGCTTCGTGTTTCGGCATACCATGCGCTCCCGACCCAGCCCGATCATTCCCCTTCTCCTTATAGTACTGCTCTGCACGGCGCCCGCTTGCGGTGCGCTGAGCCATGAGCGGCTCGTCTACAATGAACGGGATGTGCAGATAGGCACCGAGCACGATCCTTCCACCAGCAGTTCCCCGCCCACCGTCCTGAACAGTCACCCGGCTCGTTTGACGGTGGAAGATATCCGGGCCCTGCTCAGTTCGGTTCAGGTCAGCGGCTGGAGCGGCATGGTCGGCGGCCTCCTCAGGGACCCCACACCCATCCCTTTGCTCAAAGAAGAAGAGTTGAATCTGGTGGCCAAGCCTCTGGTGTCTGCACTGAGCCAGGCAAGACCGGACGAACGGGTGTTCTTCTCAGTTCCCAATCTGGCTGTCCGCTACAACGAGGACCGGACGGCCGGGTCCCTCTTCATTCGCGGACCCTACCTGCACCTGACGCTGCAAGACCACACGGCCTTTGTGCGCACCGACACGGCCGGCGGGGAGGACTATAAGGACCCGCGGGACTTCAAAGGGATGCATCTCTGGCTGGCGAGGCCGGCTCAACCAGCCTCGCTCTCTCCGGCGGACACACCGGCCTGGGGCCCCTTTGAGAAAGTCCATATTTCAATGAAGATTCAGGATGTCCTGGCGGCCCGCTCACTCCCTATCGCCGCCCAGACGGGACAGCCAGTACCGCAGGTGCCTGCTGCACAACTGGTCCCAGTCATTCCTACGCTACCAACCTCCAAGGGCAGTTCAGGCGCACCAACTACAGCCGAGTCGGCGGAAGACTTACGTCTGATGCTTCGCGAACTCTCCTCCGCCAACCTCGAGCTCCGCTCGCGCTTGAAAGACCAAGCCCAAGACATGCAGTCGCTCAAAGACGAGCTGGCAAAACTGAAACAAGAACTGACGGACAGCAAGCCCAAAGCCAAGTCTCGCCGCAAACCCGCCGCGCCACAGCAATAGTTTACACAGATGTAACAGGCTCGCTATCCGCCAGTAATGGCGGCAGGTTAGAGTTCTACGCATGTTGACTCGGAACTCACGAACCGCCACCGACCCGGAGGTATTGATGACCGCCTCTACACCCACTGCGTCCCAACTGCTCGGCGCCCTGACGGCCCTCCTCCTCACTTGGGGCTGTACCGCTGTGCAGACAAACCATCCTCAGGCCACAGACCCCTTCGCCAGGATCATGGCGCAAGGCGAACAGGAGTTTACGCAGGGGCAGAGCGATCGAGCCGTGGCAAGCTTCTCGCGGGCGATCCGGATGGAACCGGCCAGAGCCGAGGCGTGGAATGCCTTGGCCTTCGTCAAAATGCACCAGGGAAAACGGGCGGAAGCCGTCCACGACCTATCCCAAGCCACCACGCTTGCTCCGGAGAACGTCCTCTATCGCAACAACCTCGGCGTCGCCTACCTCGAACTTGGGAATCCGGCTTCGGCGCTCGATGTCCTCCAGGAGGCGGTTCGACTTTCTCCCCGGTCGGCTCTGGCGCTCACCCATCGGGGGCTCGCCTATCGCCAGCTCGGACGGTTGGACGAAGCCTTGGCCGACTTCAACGCTGCCCTGGATCTTGATAATCGCATGGCAGCCGCCTATGCGAACAGGGCCGTGGTCCATGCCCTCAAGCGCGACTTTCTTCTGGCCAAACAAGACCTGGACCGGGCGGAAGCCCTCGACCGATCCCTTGCCGAGGTCTATGAGAGCCGCGGCTTGATCCAGATCCTGACGGGAGAATTCGACCTTGCGGTGCAGGATCTGTCTCAGGCTCTTGCGCTTGGAGCGACCGACAACCTCCTCTATTTCAACCGAGCCGTAGCCTTGTCCATGTTGGGCGACTCAGCCAGCGCCCAGCGGGACTATCAGACGTCTTGCCAACGTGGCTATACCCCAGCTTGTCCGTTCAGCCAAGTTCATTACTCGCCTCCCTCTTCCGCAGCCCTTTAAGCCACCTCCCTCATATTCCTTAAGACGCAGGGCTAGGCCGGTTATTTCGACCGGCCTAGCAAAATTTATTGTTGCATTAATGTAAATTCTATGTTAAATAATTGTTACGTTTAAATTACGAAATTGTTATCGGTAGTCCCATTCAAGGATTCCAAGTAAGGAGGTGACCCATGAAAGCCTTCACCGTCACTTTAATGGCCGCCCTGGCTGCCCCCGTCCTGGCCTATGCCGCCCCGTCGCTTTTCCCCGCCGGCATAACCAACGACATTACCCCAAACGTGGAGTTTGGCGTGCTCAAGGCCAAGCCGGACACCTATAAGGGACGCGCTGTTCAGTTGGCCGGCCGCATCATGGAAGTCCGAGAGGTGGACAATGGCACCTTAATCGTAGCCAAGCAGCTCCCCATTCAGGAGTATCCAGCCTATGGCCCGGTGGAGACCGTCGGATCCACTGGGCTCATTGCGGTTCTGTATCCGGGAAAAGTCGATCCGGCAGGACTTAGGGATGGCAATAAGTTCATCGTGGTCGCTGAAATGCAGGGAGCCAAAGCGGTGAGCTTTGACGGGGCCACGAGGCCGCAGACCTATCTCCTCGCCCGCTGCATGCATGTCTGGAAGACCGGAAGATATTACGAGATCTCCGACTTCCCCCACGTAGCGGACGGCTATTACCCCTTGGAAGAACAGACCTATTGCACCAAGTAAGTTGCCGTAGCCTCTCCACCAGGGCAGACCCGACACAGAACGTGTCGGGTCTGCCCTGGCCCTTCCCTCTCCGCCCGCTTCGCGTCACTCGCACATTCCCAATAGCGGTGACAAGCTGCTTGTGAAGTCAGGCAGGGCTCCGCCGCACGGGAAGAACGACGGACATGTATGAGATAACCGTCGGTCTCACCGATTCACGGGTTTTGAGGCAGGCAGTAAGTCTGTTCGGCGAGGGGATAAAATCCATCCGGCAAATCCGGAAAGTCCCGGATGGCATAGCGGCCCGTTTTCCAAACATGGAGGCACCGCGCAATCAAATAGGGCACGGCTTTGGAGGCCCCGTCAATGACAATCGTTTCGGTTCCTCGCATCTCCCCTATCAGCAAAAACTTATTCGCATGCTGAAGGCCAGCCGGCTCTACCGACCCCAGATAGGTAAATACAAAGTCCCCGATCGGCTTCACGTGATCGATGGGGCGGCGAGAGGGACGTTCCTGGACCGGGAGTTCCTGGGCAACGATCACAAGGCCCTTATCCTTCCGTTCGGCTGAAACGATACGCCCGCCCAAGAGAACCATCTGTCCCTTGAGGTAGGTATCGGCCTCGGCGTTAAAGATGCCGAATTGCATGCCCGGATCGACCTTTTGCTCCACGCCAGACGGGAAGAGCGGATCGGCGGCGCAAGCTGCCAGCACCCACGGAGCCATGGCCATCAGGCCGACAGTTCTTGCCCGCACGGTTTACCTCCTCGATCTGACCGGCAACAACCAGACACTCAGCGCAACAAGAGAACGCAGAGAAGGACAGGTGCCCGCATCATAGGACACCAAGCGAGGCTTCGGCAAGCTTCATGACACCCGAAGGCATAGGACGCCGGCGTCCACGGCTTGGCAATATCCAGAGGACAGCCACGAGCTGTTGGGAAACGACATCGAGGTAACGGCGGTGAATCACTCACCCACATCGGAAAGCGGCTTCCGATATCGTACCGAAATATCAACGAAGCGGTGATCCTGGTGCCCCCCAGGTGATGGTCGCAGAGGCGCAGCGCTGAAGTTGAGCCGGAGGAACCGAGGGCTAGCCGCCTATGGGAGGGCTATTCGGTTTCCCTGATCATCCACCCTTTTTTCATGACGCAACGCTCGGTTGCCTCCAGCACCATGTAGCGGTTCCCCTGCTGCAACTTGGGATCTTTCAGCACATCGGACTCGCACCTGTTGTAGTCCTCCGTAAACGCCCCCTCAGGCTTGTTGGGATGAACCCATGAGCTAGCGCCGCAGGCCGTCAGTTGGACCACCACCGCCATCACTACAAGGATTTTTAAGACTCTCATCTCTTCCCCCCCTTCAATTGGACGGCGCTTGAGCGCGATAAAATAGACCAGCCGCTTGGCCCCGTCAAGCCGCGCCGGCCAGGAACGGCCAACGAATCGCCAAGGCTTGCCAGGGAACGGAGCCCCAGTGTACTCTCTGGGTCGGTGCTGGCGTAGCTCAATGGCAGAGCATCGGTTTTGTAAACCGACGGTTGGAGGTTCAATTCCTCTCGCCAGCTCCACACCGAGCTTGCTGAGCCGCCGGCCCTCCCACTTCAAGGGCCGGCGGAGAACACCTTATTAGCTTTCTTTTGAGGTCTTCATGGCAGTCCGTGATCGCGAATGGCCGGCTTATACCCAGTGGTACTGCTGCCCTGCCTGCCACCGCCTGTGGACGTTCCAGGGCACGGAGGTCGTGGCCCTGGATACGAAGTTTGCGCTGGCCCCCGCCCGGCCCAGCAACGGTGTTCCGGCCAGGGTCTGCACCGTCTGCGAAGGCGACCATACCGCGCCCGTCGCCGAGATCTGACGAACAGCTGTTCAGCTTACAGCAGTCAGCCAGCAGCTGATGAATTCTCATCGGAAGCTGAAGGTTGACGGCTGACAGCTCCCTTGGCTTAGCTATGCGCCCCCCATCCCTCCCCGAAACATCCGCTGGCGACGCGACGCCCCGTGCAGCGCGGCAAACAGATGCCCGCGAAAGATCAGCATCGCCACAGCCAATGGCGGAGTCAACAGCATGACCAGCGCGGATCCGGCGGTCTCCGGCAGGCCCAGGTATCCGAGCCAGGCCGTGAGCAGCGTAAACGGCAGCACCAGCACCTGAAAGAAATCCAGCCCGGCTCCCCGTCCCAGACGCCCAGAAATCCCGAAGAAGAAGGACAGTCCTAGGGGCGTAACCAGTACGGCCAGAGGGAGAAACCACTCGATCCAGTTTTCCAAGACAAACTCGTAACTTTCCCGAATGACATCGAGCGGAGACTGGGGCCGCGCCTGATAGATGACTTCCGGCGCCGGGTTGAGCAGAATGAACAGGAGCATGAAGATCGCCGCGGCAAGGAAGGGGCCATTGGGATTGGCCGCCATGCCACGGTCCAGCACCATGATCGGCACCCAGAGCACAAACCCCACACCGATCACATCTCCGAAGTATCGTCCGAAGCTGTCCCAAATATCCTGAAACGTCATCCGTCGTATGCCGGCGACCGCCTGCTCGATCAGCCCGAGTGTTGCCCCGATCAACAGCGCATTGACCGCGCCCAGGATGAACCCACCGATCATACCCAAGGGCGCCGCCACCGAGGTCGCCAAGACCATCAGCCCCGCGAAAATCACCACAGCCAGGGCCAAGAGCCAGCTGCGAGCAAACGACTTCAGCGTGGCGCGCAGGGCGCCCCGGTAGAGTTCAATGGTCGCGCGGACGATTCCTGTCACGTATCTGTCCCCCTTCTTGCTTCTTCCCGCCTATCAGCTTCCCTTTGACCGCCTCATCCACCAGGCGGCACCTCTCGCGAGCAGTCCCCTAGGCACCCACCGGCCCAGCCAATCGGTCAGTGCCCCGCTCCAGTGTGTCGTGACGACCGTGCGCCCGCTACCCAATGCCCCCAGGGACGCGGCCACGACCTCCGCAGATGTCTGGGCCCTGAACGGACCCTTCTGGTGCGATCCGGCCGTCTGATGAAAATCGGTCAGCGTGGCGCCGGGGCAGCAGACCTGGATACGCACGCCGGCCGGGCGAACCTCTTCGGCCAGGGCCTCCGAAAAGGCGATGAGGAACGATTTCGTCGCTGCATATTCCGTCATGCCGGCAATCGGCATGAAACCCGCCGTCGAGGCCACATTGATGATGGCGCCGGACCGACGTTCGACCATGCCGGGCAGAAACAGCCGGCAGCTTTCGACGACGGTATTCACGTGCAGCCGGAGCATGGCCTGGATGCGGGCCATCGACATGGCGATAAAGTCCCCGCTCGACCCGAATCCGGCGTTGTTGATCAAGAGGTCCACCGCCGCACGACGCTCTCGCGCGGCCTGGTACAGCCGATGGGCCGCCTCCGGGTCGGACAGCTCCAGCAGCGCGATATCCGCTTGTACCTGGTGTCGTCCCGTCAATTCCGAGGCGAGCAGTTCCAGCTTGGGACGATCCCTCGCCACCAACAGGAGATCATAGCCACGGAAGGCCAGCACACGGGCATACTCGGCCCCAATCCCCCGGGACGCCCCGGTGATCACGGCAAAGGACCGTGTAGTTCCTTGATTTGCCACACATACCTCGCGCGCGACAATAGTCCGGGCTGGCCCTTGGGGTCAAGCGGGTTATCCCACACCTGTCCGGCAAATATAGAGCAGGAGGAAGCCCCGCGAGGCGCGCCCCATCCGCGACCTTCCGCGAAGCTACGCCTTACGCCGACCACCCCCTGAGAGACGCATACATAGAATCTCGGGCGATTCTGCATTTACCCGGCTCAGGTCGTTGACTTGAAGGCTGGCATGATTATTGTTCTCTCATATTCGCATCGCTTGCCTCATAATAAGGCCCTGGAGGACATCAAACATGGATATGAATCGCATGACGGTGAAGCTGCAGGAAGCCCTGCAGACCGCCTCGGCCCACGCGATGCGGCGGAGTCACCAGGGCATTGACGTCGAACATCTGGTGCTGGCGCTGCTGGAGCAGACAGACGGCATTGCCACGCCGTTGCTGGAACAGGCGGGCATCTCGGTGCCGGCCATCAGCGCCGCCGCCGAGCAGGTCCTGGCCAAGCTCCCTCAAGTCCAGGGAGGCGGCGCCACGCCGGGACAGTTGCACCTGACCTCCCGCCTCGCCAACGTCCTCAGCCGCGCCGAACAGGAGATGGCCGGACTGAAGGACGAGTACTTGAGCGTGGAGCACCTGCTCCTGGCCATGACCGAAGAAGGCGGGATTTTCCGCAAACTGGGACTGACCCGCGATCGGCTCCTGGCAGCCCTGCAGCAGGTCCGCGGCAACCAGCGGATCACCAGCCAGGACCCGGAGGGCACCTACCAGGCCCTGGAGAAATACGGCCGCGACCTCACCAAACTGGCCGGTCAGGGCAAACTGGACCCGGTCATCGGACGCGACGAGGAAATCCGGCGCGTGATTCAAATTCTCTCGCGGCGCACGAAGAACAACCCGGTGCTGATCGGCGAGCCGGGCGTGGGCAAGACCGCCATCGTGGAAGGGCTTGCGCAACGGATCGTGAAAGGCGACGTGCCCGAAGGCTTGAAACAGAAACGCCTCATCGTACTGGACATGGGTGCGCTGGTGGCAGGAGCCAAGTTCCGCGGTGAATTCGAAGAGCGGCTGAAGGCCGTGCTCAAGGAGATCCAGGCGGCGCAGGGCCAGATCCTGCTGTTCATCGACGAACTGCACACCGTCGTGGGCGCCGGCGCGGCGGAAGGCTCGATGGACGCCGCCAACCTGCTCAAGCCCATGCTGGCGCGCGGCGAGTTGCACTTGATCGGCGCGACAACGCTGGACGAATACCGCAAGCACATCGAAAAGGACGCGGCGCTGGAGCGGCGGTTTCAGCCCGTGCTGGTGGATCAACCCTCGGTCGAGGACACGATTTCGATCCTGCGCGGACTGAAGGAACGGTACGAAACCCACCATGGCGTGCGGATCAAAGACGCGGCCCTCGTGGCAGCCGCCAAGCTGTCGCATCGCTACATCGGCGACCGGTTCCTGCCCGACAAGGCGATCGATCTGGTGGATGAAGCGGCGGCCCGCCTGCGCACCGACATCGACAGTTTGCCGGCCGAGCTGGACGAAGTGTCGCGCAAGGTGATGCAACTGGAGATCGAGCGCGAGGCCCTGCGCAAAGAAACCGATCCGGGCAGCAAGGCCCGGCTGGATACCCTGGAACTAGAGCTGGCGGAGAAACGCCGGGATATGGACGCGCTCAAAGCGCGCTGGGAGGCCGAAAAGGCTTCGGTGGGACGCCTGCGCAAGATTCGCCAACAGATCGAGGGCGCGCGTCAGCAGGTCGAGCGGGCGGAACGAGCCTACGACCTCAACCGGGTGGCGGAACTGCGCTATGGCGAGATCCCGAAGCTGGAGCGGGAACTCTCGATCGAAGAACAGGCCCTGGTTAAGAAGCAAGGCGAGAGCCGGCTCCTGAAGGAAGAAGTGGATGAAGAGGACATCGCGCTGGTGGTCAGCCGCTGGACCGGCATCCCCGTCACCCGGTTGATGGAAGGCGAGATGGAAAAGCTGCTCAAGCTGGAGGACCTCCTGCACCAGCGGGTGATCGGCCAGGATGAAGCGGTCCGGGCCGTAGCCGACGCCGTGCTCCGGGCCCGCTCCGGCATCAAGGACCCGAACCGGCCGATCGGCTCGTTCCTGTTTCTCGGTCCGACCGGCGTCGGCAAGACCGAGCTGGCCCGCGCCCTGGCCGTCACCCTCTTCGACGACGAGGCCAATTTGATTCGGATCGACATGTCCGAATACATGGAAAAGCATACAGTCGCGCGGCTCATCGGCGCCCCGCCCGGCTATGTGGGCTACGAGGAAGGCGGCCAGTTGACCGAAGCCGTGCGCCGGCATCCGTTCTGCGTCATCCTCTTCGACGAGATCGAAAAAGCGCACCACGACGTCTTCAACGTCCTGCTGCAGGTCCTGGACGACGGTCGGCTGACCGACTCGCAAGGCCGGACGGTGGACTTCAAGAACACCGTGTTGATCATGACCTCGAACCTCGGCAGCCAGAACATTTTGGACGCCCAGCGGCACCAGGCCTCGCAGGAAGACGTTCGGGCCCTGGTGATGGAAGAACTGCGCCAACACTTCCGCCCGGAGTTTCTCAACCGCGTGGATGAGACCGTGGTCTTCCACACGCTCAGCGCCGACCAACTGACGAAGATCGTGGACATCCAGCTGGCGCGGCTGCGGAGCCGCCTGGCGGAACGTCGCATCCCGCTGGTCCTCACGCCGGCGGCGCTCAAGCAGCTCGCCACGAGAGGCTACGATCCCATCTACGGAGCGCGTCCGCTCAAGCGGCTGATCCAGCAGGAGGTCGAAACGGCGATCGCGCGGCTCCTCATCAAGGGAGACCTGCGGGATGGAGACACGGCGACCGTGGACGTCAAGGACGGCTCGGTCCTGGTGGTCCCGACGGTGCAGGCGTCACCCGACTGACCGTCGGCCTTGCCCCGGGGCTTGACCGGCCGTCAAACCTGGTTATCTAAAGCACTGGTTCGCAGGCGGATAAAACAGGCCATCGAGCCATTCATTCACATAAGGAAGGGGGATGCTATGACCCTGATGACATACACACCGTTTGATCGGCAGATCGATCAGCTCTTCAACGAGACGCTCGGGCTGCGGAGCAAACCCGCGGCGGCATGGGCACCTCGTTGCAACGTTTACGAGGATGAGCAGCGCTTTGTGGTAGAGGCGGCTCTGCCCGGGATGGATGCGAAGGAAATTGATATCCAGGTCGAGGATGGGATACTGACCTTGGCGGGCGAGCGCAAAACCGCGCACAAGCCCGACCAGACCTATCTGGTCAAGGAAATCGGCTTGGGACCATTTTCCCGGTCCTTCACGTTGCCGACCAACGTGGATCAGGGAAAGGTCGCCGCATCCTACAAGCAAGGCGTGCTGGTGATCGAACTGCCCAAGCGCGAGGAAACCAAACCGCGCCG belongs to Nitrospirota bacterium and includes:
- a CDS encoding tetratricopeptide repeat protein, which codes for MLTRNSRTATDPEVLMTASTPTASQLLGALTALLLTWGCTAVQTNHPQATDPFARIMAQGEQEFTQGQSDRAVASFSRAIRMEPARAEAWNALAFVKMHQGKRAEAVHDLSQATTLAPENVLYRNNLGVAYLELGNPASALDVLQEAVRLSPRSALALTHRGLAYRQLGRLDEALADFNAALDLDNRMAAAYANRAVVHALKRDFLLAKQDLDRAEALDRSLAEVYESRGLIQILTGEFDLAVQDLSQALALGATDNLLYFNRAVALSMLGDSASAQRDYQTSCQRGYTPACPFSQVHYSPPSSAAL
- a CDS encoding SDR family oxidoreductase; its protein translation is MVAREVCVANQGTTRSFAVITGASRGIGAEYARVLAFRGYDLLLVARDRPKLELLASELTGRHQVQADIALLELSDPEAAHRLYQAARERRAAVDLLINNAGFGSSGDFIAMSMARIQAMLRLHVNTVVESCRLFLPGMVERRSGAIINVASTAGFMPIAGMTEYAATKSFLIAFSEALAEEVRPAGVRIQVCCPGATLTDFHQTAGSHQKGPFRAQTSAEVVAASLGALGSGRTVVTTHWSGALTDWLGRWVPRGLLARGAAWWMRRSKGS
- the clpB gene encoding ATP-dependent chaperone ClpB — translated: MDMNRMTVKLQEALQTASAHAMRRSHQGIDVEHLVLALLEQTDGIATPLLEQAGISVPAISAAAEQVLAKLPQVQGGGATPGQLHLTSRLANVLSRAEQEMAGLKDEYLSVEHLLLAMTEEGGIFRKLGLTRDRLLAALQQVRGNQRITSQDPEGTYQALEKYGRDLTKLAGQGKLDPVIGRDEEIRRVIQILSRRTKNNPVLIGEPGVGKTAIVEGLAQRIVKGDVPEGLKQKRLIVLDMGALVAGAKFRGEFEERLKAVLKEIQAAQGQILLFIDELHTVVGAGAAEGSMDAANLLKPMLARGELHLIGATTLDEYRKHIEKDAALERRFQPVLVDQPSVEDTISILRGLKERYETHHGVRIKDAALVAAAKLSHRYIGDRFLPDKAIDLVDEAAARLRTDIDSLPAELDEVSRKVMQLEIEREALRKETDPGSKARLDTLELELAEKRRDMDALKARWEAEKASVGRLRKIRQQIEGARQQVERAERAYDLNRVAELRYGEIPKLERELSIEEQALVKKQGESRLLKEEVDEEDIALVVSRWTGIPVTRLMEGEMEKLLKLEDLLHQRVIGQDEAVRAVADAVLRARSGIKDPNRPIGSFLFLGPTGVGKTELARALAVTLFDDEANLIRIDMSEYMEKHTVARLIGAPPGYVGYEEGGQLTEAVRRHPFCVILFDEIEKAHHDVFNVLLQVLDDGRLTDSQGRTVDFKNTVLIMTSNLGSQNILDAQRHQASQEDVRALVMEELRQHFRPEFLNRVDETVVFHTLSADQLTKIVDIQLARLRSRLAERRIPLVLTPAALKQLATRGYDPIYGARPLKRLIQQEVETAIARLLIKGDLRDGDTATVDVKDGSVLVVPTVQASPD
- a CDS encoding Hsp20/alpha crystallin family protein; its protein translation is MTLMTYTPFDRQIDQLFNETLGLRSKPAAAWAPRCNVYEDEQRFVVEAALPGMDAKEIDIQVEDGILTLAGERKTAHKPDQTYLVKEIGLGPFSRSFTLPTNVDQGKVAASYKQGVLVIELPKREETKPRRITIDAE